The Longimicrobiaceae bacterium genome includes a region encoding these proteins:
- a CDS encoding aminotransferase class I/II-fold pyridoxal phosphate-dependent enzyme produces MIRDTDELGTVATAEDAGTPRRVSRLAEGLVGSEILKIAADVRALAAEGREIANLTVGDFSPAEFRIPTVLERWITEALEAGETNYPPSDGMPALRQAVLDFYREHLGLDYELGAVLVTGGSRPGIYSTYRALVDQGERVIYPVPSWNNNHYCHLVGAVGVPVVCGPEDAFLPTREMLEDKVRGARMLALNSPLNPAGTAFTAEQLGGICDLVLEENARRGPGECPLYLLYDQVYWMLTFGDTRHVNPVSLRPEMKEYTVFIDGISKAFAATGVRVGWTVGPVDVTQRMASIVGHMGAWAPRAEQAATARLLGAADEIDQYHAEMKAAVQARLDALYDGLMEMRDAGLPVDAISPMGAIYLSVRFDVNGKRTADGRDLRTNEDIRTYLLDSAGVAVVAFQAFGSTEDTGWFRFSVGAVSVETIRAMLPRLRAALEAIRD; encoded by the coding sequence ATGATCCGAGACACCGACGAGCTGGGGACCGTGGCCACCGCCGAAGACGCCGGCACGCCGCGGCGCGTGTCGCGCCTGGCCGAGGGCCTGGTGGGCTCCGAGATCCTCAAGATCGCCGCCGACGTGCGGGCGCTGGCCGCAGAGGGACGCGAGATCGCGAACCTGACGGTGGGCGACTTCAGCCCGGCCGAGTTCCGCATCCCCACCGTTCTGGAGCGCTGGATCACCGAGGCGCTGGAAGCGGGCGAGACCAACTATCCCCCGTCCGACGGGATGCCCGCGCTGCGGCAGGCGGTGCTGGACTTCTACCGCGAGCACCTGGGGCTGGACTACGAGCTGGGCGCGGTGCTGGTCACCGGCGGGTCGCGGCCGGGCATCTACTCCACCTACCGGGCGCTGGTGGATCAGGGCGAGCGGGTCATCTACCCCGTGCCGTCTTGGAACAACAACCACTACTGCCACTTGGTGGGCGCGGTGGGCGTGCCGGTCGTCTGCGGGCCGGAAGACGCCTTCCTGCCCACGCGCGAGATGCTGGAGGACAAGGTGCGCGGCGCGCGGATGCTGGCGCTCAACTCGCCCCTCAACCCCGCGGGCACCGCGTTCACGGCCGAGCAGCTGGGCGGCATCTGCGACCTGGTGCTGGAGGAGAACGCGCGCCGCGGGCCGGGCGAGTGCCCGCTGTACCTGCTGTACGACCAGGTGTACTGGATGCTCACCTTCGGCGACACGCGGCACGTGAACCCCGTGTCGCTGCGCCCGGAGATGAAGGAGTACACCGTCTTTATCGACGGCATCAGCAAGGCGTTCGCGGCCACGGGCGTGCGCGTGGGCTGGACGGTGGGGCCGGTGGACGTGACGCAGCGCATGGCGAGCATCGTGGGCCACATGGGCGCCTGGGCCCCGCGCGCGGAGCAGGCCGCCACCGCCCGCCTGCTCGGCGCGGCGGACGAGATCGACCAATACCACGCGGAGATGAAGGCCGCCGTGCAGGCCCGCCTCGACGCGCTTTACGACGGGCTCATGGAGATGCGCGACGCCGGCCTGCCGGTGGATGCCATCTCGCCCATGGGCGCCATCTACCTGAGCGTGCGCTTCGACGTGAACGGCAAGCGCACGGCGGACGGCCGCGACCTGCGGACCAACGAGGACATCCGCACCTACCTGCTCGATTCCGCCGGCGTGGCGGTGGTCGCCTTCCAGGCGTTCGGGTCCACAGAAGACACGGGCTGGTTCCGCTTCTCCGTGGGCGCCGTCTCCGTCGAAACCATCCGCGCCATGCTCCCCCGCCTCCGCGCCGCCCTCGAGGCCATCCGCGACTAG